The genomic region CGCCGCGAATTCATCGGACGTGCCATGGCAGCAGGCATTACGCTGGCTGTTGCCGATAAGCTTTTTACTGAAAGCGCACATGCAGCGGAGCCGAAGCGTGGCGGTCATCTGAAGCTCGGCCTCGAAGGTGGGGCGGCAACCGATTCCAAGGATCCCGCAAAATTCCTGTCGCAGTTCATGTTCTGCGTCGGCCGCTGCTGGGGCGATATGCTGGTTGAATCCGATCCGCTGACGGGGGCTGCAGTCCCTGCGCTTGCCGAATCCTGGGAGCCGTCGAAGGATGCGGCGACCTGGACCTTCAAGATCCGCAAGGGCGTCAAATTCCACGACGGCAAGGAATTGACAATCGACGACGTCGTCGCGACGCTGAAGCGCCACACGGACGCCAAGTCCGAATCCGGCGCCCTTGGCGTGCTGGGATCGATCAAGGATATCAAGGCGGATGGCGGCAATCTCGTATTGACGCTGAGCGAAGGCAATGCCGATATGCCTCTGCTGCTCACCGACTATCACCTGGTGATCCAGCCAAATGGCGGCAATGACGATCCGCTCGCCTCGATCGGCACCGGCCCCTACAGGCTGACGAGCTTCGAGCCGGGTGTTCGCGCAACTTTCGAGAAGAACAAGGACGACTGGCGTTCCGACCGCGGTTATGTCGATTCTATCGAAATCATCGGCATGAATGATGCTACCGCCCGTATCGCAGCGCTGTCATCCGGCCAGGTACACTACATCAATCGCGTCGATCCGAAGACGGTCGATCTTTTGAAGCGCGCACCGAACGTGGAGATTTTGTCGACCTCCGGCCGCGGCCACTACGTCTTCATCATGCATTGCGATACCGCGCCGTTCGACAACAATGACCTGCGCCTTGCCCTGAAATACGCCATGGATCGAGAAGCCATGGTCAAGAAGATCCTTGGTGGTTATGGCAAGCTCGGCAATGATTTCCCGATCAACAATACCTATGCGCTGTTTCCCGAGGGCATCGAGCAACGTGCGTATGATCCCGACAAGGCGGCATTCCATTACAAGAAGTCCGGTCACAGCGGCTCTGTTCTGTTGCGCACCTCCGAGGTGGCCTTCCCCGGTGGAGTCGATGCGGCCGTTCTCTATCAGGAAAGCTGCAAGAAGGCGGGCATCGAGATCGAGGTCAAGCGCGAGCCCGGCGACGGTTATTGGACCAACGTCTGGAACGTCCAGCCCTTCTCGACGTCTTATTGGGGCGGGCGGCCGACGCAGGACCAGATGTATTCCACCGCCTATCTGTCGACAGCTGACTGGAACGACACACGCTTCAAGCGGGCGGATTTCGACAAGCTGCTGTTACAGGCGCGCGCCGAACTCGATGAGACCAAGCGCAAGGACATGTACCGGACGATGGCGATGATGGTGCGTGACGAAGGCGGGCTCATCCTGCCGATGTTCAACGACTTCGTGAATGCTTCCACCAAGCAGGTAAAGGGCTATGTTCACGATATCGGCAACGACATGTCGAACGGTTACGTCGCGACCCGCGTCTGGCTGGACGCCTAGCGCGTGAAGGGGTTAACGCCCCTCATCTCTAACGCAGCCAGGACCGTGGGAATGCACCCCGCGGTCCACCCGA from Rhizobium gallicum bv. gallicum R602sp harbors:
- a CDS encoding ABC transporter substrate-binding protein, with product MNRYTKYLTSRVTSGGLSRREFIGRAMAAGITLAVADKLFTESAHAAEPKRGGHLKLGLEGGAATDSKDPAKFLSQFMFCVGRCWGDMLVESDPLTGAAVPALAESWEPSKDAATWTFKIRKGVKFHDGKELTIDDVVATLKRHTDAKSESGALGVLGSIKDIKADGGNLVLTLSEGNADMPLLLTDYHLVIQPNGGNDDPLASIGTGPYRLTSFEPGVRATFEKNKDDWRSDRGYVDSIEIIGMNDATARIAALSSGQVHYINRVDPKTVDLLKRAPNVEILSTSGRGHYVFIMHCDTAPFDNNDLRLALKYAMDREAMVKKILGGYGKLGNDFPINNTYALFPEGIEQRAYDPDKAAFHYKKSGHSGSVLLRTSEVAFPGGVDAAVLYQESCKKAGIEIEVKREPGDGYWTNVWNVQPFSTSYWGGRPTQDQMYSTAYLSTADWNDTRFKRADFDKLLLQARAELDETKRKDMYRTMAMMVRDEGGLILPMFNDFVNASTKQVKGYVHDIGNDMSNGYVATRVWLDA